A section of the Sedimentisphaera cyanobacteriorum genome encodes:
- a CDS encoding NAD(P)-dependent malic enzyme, whose amino-acid sequence MSNHKKSLQEHFGANHIYRIKFTSLRKNTAEILASVNTQETSISSLNTIEGDGQSAALEMNLFSNSRQAALNALETLKSGGGEIQEFTDLVEESRLGGIIEVKSKKKIESLTDLRMVYTPGVAAACKAIAESPEAVSRVTGIGSRVAIVSDGTAVLGLGDIGPKASMPVMEGKAAIFSEFVEISGVPIVLDTKKPDEIIETVKHISPSFGAIQLEDIAAPACFEIEQKLDSMLDIPVFHDDQHATATVVLAALINAVKITEKKPQDCSAVIIGAGAAGYAITKILLEYGIKDIVVYDAGGAIYNGRKEQMNPYTQEIAELTNQNSISGPLEEGFKDRDIFIGVARPDIVSGELISSMADKPIVFPLSNPKGEISVQEALEAGAAVSADGRTINNALAFPGIFRGALDSGAKTVTAAMKLAAAQSLAAQSEGGMLLPDMIDRNIHIKVSKAVFNAAAKG is encoded by the coding sequence ATGAGTAATCATAAAAAAAGCTTGCAGGAACATTTCGGCGCAAACCACATATACCGAATCAAATTTACTTCTCTGAGAAAAAACACAGCCGAGATCCTCGCATCAGTCAACACACAGGAAACAAGCATATCCTCTCTCAATACGATTGAAGGAGACGGACAGTCGGCAGCGTTAGAGATGAACCTTTTCTCAAACTCCAGGCAGGCCGCACTGAATGCCCTGGAAACGCTTAAATCAGGCGGCGGTGAGATACAGGAATTTACAGACCTTGTAGAAGAATCACGCCTTGGCGGAATAATCGAAGTTAAGAGCAAGAAGAAAATCGAAAGCCTTACCGACCTGCGTATGGTTTACACGCCCGGTGTAGCAGCGGCCTGCAAGGCAATAGCTGAGAGCCCTGAGGCGGTTTCACGGGTAACAGGAATAGGCTCGCGCGTGGCGATAGTATCAGACGGAACGGCGGTTCTCGGACTGGGCGATATAGGGCCTAAGGCCTCTATGCCCGTAATGGAAGGCAAAGCCGCTATATTCTCGGAATTTGTGGAGATAAGCGGAGTGCCGATAGTTTTAGATACAAAGAAACCTGATGAGATAATTGAAACTGTAAAACATATCAGCCCGAGCTTCGGGGCAATACAGCTTGAGGACATTGCCGCACCGGCCTGCTTTGAGATAGAGCAGAAGCTCGACAGTATGCTCGATATACCGGTTTTTCACGACGACCAGCACGCCACAGCAACCGTAGTTCTCGCGGCTCTTATCAATGCGGTTAAGATTACAGAAAAGAAACCTCAAGACTGCTCGGCAGTGATTATCGGTGCAGGTGCAGCGGGTTATGCAATAACCAAAATCCTGCTGGAATACGGCATTAAGGATATCGTGGTTTACGATGCAGGCGGAGCTATATACAATGGCAGAAAAGAGCAGATGAACCCCTACACTCAGGAAATTGCAGAGCTGACCAATCAAAACAGCATTTCCGGCCCGCTCGAAGAGGGCTTCAAAGACAGAGACATCTTCATAGGCGTTGCAAGGCCGGATATAGTGAGCGGGGAATTGATCTCATCAATGGCAGATAAGCCGATAGTTTTCCCGCTGAGCAACCCGAAGGGCGAGATATCCGTCCAAGAGGCTCTGGAAGCAGGCGCTGCTGTAAGCGCAGACGGCAGAACCATAAACAATGCCCTTGCATTTCCGGGGATATTCAGAGGCGCGCTTGATTCCGGCGCGAAAACTGTAACCGCTGCGATGAAGCTCGCTGCTGCCCAGTCGCTGGCGGCGCAGTCTGAGGGTGGTATGCTCCTTCCGGATATGATAGACAGAAATATTCACATTAAAGTTTCGAAGGCAGTTTTTAAT